The following coding sequences lie in one Trichoderma breve strain T069 chromosome 1, whole genome shotgun sequence genomic window:
- a CDS encoding phosphatidylinositol 3- and 4-kinase domain-containing protein: MRGYRSGTTGYERLAQADLSDDSDTDLLAESTASLQPLSAPRYAPLSQPRHRSNVTSPKLGPSRPKFRRRLGSNGGVDIKAINARLERWAEEIAAKFKRKGRHSLGEEERLEIHHSVFQPPEGVRPISAEALAEPQVTSMTKAQFDAVIESVRQAIRQEVHPSMISQGSSGSYFARNPDGKIVGVFKPKDEEPYAAGNPKWNKWIHRNLFPCFFGRACLIPNLSYVSEAAAYVLDHQLRTHLVPYTDVVWLSSKSFHYPYWDRRSFQKKKKPLPAKPGSFQVFLKGFKDANVFLRENPWPDQYWAGFRSNEANRQKKKRWADNCRPSASASADDAASSDDEEGQHGDGREDASPGPNKFVWTEKLKQSFREELEKLVILDYIMRNTDRGLDNWMVKVDWETSTVSLASDPIQINMEPVTEEDEEEANVRPIDASEMPPQPTRASYPYKRQKPMKASSPRRKTEPNMSIGAIDNSLSWPWKHPDAWRSFPFGWLFLPVDLIGRPFSQKTRDHFLPLLTSTAWWSETQMALKKVFQMDEDFKERMFAKQIAVMKGQAWNVVEALKTPDHGPLELTRRAKVCVWDDYVDVPVAVPMRMTSSEMRRSTTQRQSLDEADITGFAPTSRVPVDDLLGLASAPAEMPRSGRFDTASPPDDPFMGPDESSGTPVATRPTMESQSQPSRGFQGPSRALNIYEPERHQPQNQNQNQKHQRRYSYATPATRQHSNSIAQQLYGDISYGADDDDLEGDLGYAAAEGQMGHQRKVIVERLEAVKSRNPVFTWC; the protein is encoded by the exons ATGCGTGGATACCGCTCCGGGACGACGGGCTACGAACGCCTAGCACAGGCAGATCTCAGCGACGATTCCGACACTGACCTCCTTGCCGAATCGACCGCATCTCTCCAACCATTATCCGCGCCTCGATATGCTCCTCTatctcagcctcgccaccGCTCGAACGTTACCAGCCCCAAGCTTGGTCCTTCGAGACCCAAGTTTCGTCGCCGCCTGGGGAGCAATGGCGGCGTGGatatcaaggccatcaatgcCCGACTTGAACGATGGGCCGAAGAAATTGCGGCCAAGTTCAAGCGCAAGGGTAGACATAGCTtaggggaagaagagcggtTGGAGATTCACCACTCCGTCTTCCAGCCTCCGGAAGGCGTACGACCAATATCTGCCGAGGCTCTCGCCGAGCCGCAGGTCACTAGCATGACCAAGGCACAGTTCGATGCCGTCATTGAAAGCGTGCGGCAAGCAATTCGACAGGAAGTCCATCCCAGTATGATCTCGCAAGGAAGCTCTGGCAGCTACTTTGCTCGCAATCCGGATGGAAAGATCGTCGGCGTGTTTAAGCCCAAGGACGAGGAGCCATACGCAGCAGGAAACCCCAAATGGAACAAATGGATACATCGTAATCTGtttccttgcttctttggGCGAGCTTG TCTTATCCCTAATCTCTCATATGTTAGCGAGGCGGCGGCCTATGTGCTCGATCATCAATTACGGACGCATCTAGTTCCATATACTGATGTGGTGTGGCTGTCGTCCAAGTCTTTCCACTATCCCTATTGGGACCGGCGAAGTTttcagaaaaagaagaagcctctTCCTGCTAAACCCGGCAGTTTCCAAGTCTTCCTCAAAGGGTTCAAAGACGCCAACGTCTTTCTACGCGAGAATCCTTGGCCGGATCAGTACTGGGCAGGATTTCGCTCAAACGAAGCCAAtcgacaaaagaaaaagcgcTGGGCCGACAACTGTCGaccttctgcttctgcatctGCCGATGATGCAGCCtccagtgatgatgaagagggccAGCATGGCGATGGTCGAGAAGACGCATCCCCAGGACCCAACAAGTTCGTATGGACAGAAAAGTTGAAGCAATCTTTccgagaagagctggagaaacTCGTTATTCTAGACTACATCATGAGGAATACCGATCGTGGTCTCGACAACTGGATGGTCAAAGTGGACTGGGAGACGAGCACGGTATCGCTGGCGTCAGATCCTATCCAGATTAACATGGAACCCGTTacggaagaagatgaggaagaggccaatgTTAGACCAATAGATGCCTCAGAGATGCCACCTCAACCTACCCGAGCATCGTATCCCTACAAGCGCCAGAAGCCGATGAAGGCGTCTTCTCCCCGCAGAAAAACCGAACCAAATATGTCAATTGGCGCCATTGACAACTCGCTCTCGTGGCCATGGAAGCATCCTGATGCTTGGCGAAG TTTCCCCTTTGGCTGGCTATTCCTTCCGGTCGACCTCATCGGCCGGCCATTCTCGCAAAAGACGCGAGACCATTTCCTACCGCTCCTCACATCAACAGCATGGTGGAGTGAGACGCAAATGGCCCTTAAAAAGGTGTTTCAAATGGACGAAGACTTCAAGGAGCGCATGTTTGCCAAGCAGATTGCCGTCATGAAGGGCCAAGCCTGGAATGTGGTGGAGGCGCTCAAGACTCCTGATCATGGTCCCCTGGAGTTGACTCGCCGGGCAAAGGTCTGTGTCTGGGATGATTACGTTGATGTACCTGTTGCTGTGCCCATGAGAATGACTTCCTCGGAGATGCGCCGCAGCACCACCCAGCGGCAGTcgcttgatgaagctgataTTACTGGCTTTGCCCCGACCAGCCGAGTTCCTGTTGACgatcttcttggccttgcctCAGCACCCGCTGAAATGCCCCGTTCTGGTAGATTCGACACGGCGAGTCCGCCTGACGATCCCTTCATGGGCCCTGACGAGTCGTCTGGAACTCCTGTGGCTACCAGACCAACGATGGAGTCCCAGTCGCAGCCCAGTAGAGGTTTCCAAGGCCCGTCCCGCGCGCTCAACATATACGAGCCTGAGCGCCATCAAccccagaaccagaaccagaaccaaaAGCATCAGCGGCGATACTCGTATGCCACCCCTGCAACGCGGCAGCACAGCAATAGTATAGCTCAGCAGCTCTATGGGGACATCTCGTACggggctgatgatgacgacttgGAAGGGGATCTCGGCTACGCCGCCGCGGAAGGACAGATGGGTCATCAACGAAAGGTCATTGTGGAGCGTCTCGAAGCTGTGAAAAGCAGGAACCCCGTTTTCACATGGTGTTAA
- a CDS encoding methyltransferase domain-containing protein, with translation MDAEYEMALSSRLQRSKRPLTPLGRDGTVPLDETYAETVNHYGRIFQQHALASKTYFAPIDEEEIARLGEMHSMLGTVFDNRLIFPPVSKPGKILECGFGAADWAVDVAEHYPDAEVVGLDISPHMIPEVLPDNLDLQVDDLNGEFTFPSNYFDVVHSQMMAGGIHATRWPSYLRDMYRVLQPGGWCQLVEIYFNAQSDNGTLSADHALSRWSSGYLDAMHPQKDPRAALRLKEWMRSAGFTDIESRLLTLPMCPWPTDPRDKQIGALNVSNVSQLLYSTGLYPFTQMRGMPAEDFQLLVAQARNEANNPSYRAYFPLYVFIGRKPHP, from the exons ATGGACGCAGAGTACGAGATGGCCCTAAGTAGCAGGCTTCAACGGTCAAAACGGCCGCTAACACCTCTTGGTAGGGATGGTACCGTTCCTCTTGACGAGACTTATGCAGAGACGGTCAACCACTACGGTCGAatcttccagcagcatgCTTTGGCCAGCAAGACATACTTTGCGCCGATCGATGAA GAAGAAATAGCGCGATTGGGAGAAATGCACTCTATGCTCGGCACCGTTTTCGACAACAGATTGATATTCCCCCCCGTCAGCAAACCTGGGAAAATACTCGAATGCGGATTTGGAGCAGCGGAttgggctgttgatgttgctgaaCATTATCCAGATGCAGAG GTCGTGGGATTGGACATCAGCCCACATATGATTCCTGAAGTGCTGCCCGATAATCTGGACCTTCAGGTCGATGATCTGAATGGAGA GTTCACATTTCCATCCAACTACTTCGATGTCGTACACAGCCAGATGATGGCCGGCGGAATCCATGCAACACGTTGGCCAAGCTATCTGCGGGACATGTACCGCGTCCTTCAACCAGGTGGATGGTGTCAACTGGTCGAGATATATTTCAATGCTCAGTCGGACAATGGAACGCTGTCGGCAG ACCACGCACTTTCGAGATGGTCAAGCGGATATCTTGACGCGATGCATCCTCAAAAGGACCCACGAGCGGCTCTGCGTCTTAAGGAATGGATGAGGAGTGCAGGCTTCACGGACATTGAGTCGCGCCTTCTGACACTTCCCATGTGCCCATGGCCAACTG ATCCCCGCGACAAGCAAATTGGTGCTTTGAACGTTAGCAACGTGAGTCAGTTGCTCTATTCGACGGGCCTGTATCCGTTCACACAGATGCGAGG TATGCCAGCGGAAGACTTTCAGCTCTTGGTGGCCCAAGCGAGAAATGAGGCCAACAATCCTTCATACAGG GCCTATTTCCCTCT ATATGTGTTTATCGGACGAAAGCCGCACCCATGA
- a CDS encoding ribosomal protein l11, RNA binding domain-containing protein produces MSKAKGAAAGVDTIVKLIVGAGQASPSPPVGPALGSKGVKSMDFCKEFNARTAHIVPGTPMPCRVTVRPDRSFTFDVRTPQTSWLLLNAVGAPTGKKGNRKGVSKPGHETVGTISLKHIYEIAKIKQSELRLSGLSLEGLCRSIIFQCKSIGINVVA; encoded by the exons ATGTCGAAAGCAAAGGGCGCTGCCGCCGGCGTGGACACCATCGTCAAACTGATTGTGGGAGCTGGTCAGGCCAGTCCAAGCCCTCCAGTCGGTCCCGCGCTTGGTAGCAAGGGTGTCAAATCCATGGACTTTTGCAAG GAATTCAATGCCAGAACAGCACACATCGTCCCTGGTACACCTATGCCATGCCGGGTCACGGTTCGACCTGATCGGTCCTTTACGTTTGACGTCAGAACACCGCAGAcatcatggctgctgctcaatGCAGTGGGAGCGCCAACGGGCAAGAAGGGAAACAGAAAAGGCGTCAGCAAGCCTGGGCATGAGACGGTCGGTACCATCAGCTTAAAGCACATCTACGAAATCGCAAAAATCAAGCAATCGGAGCTCAGACTGTCTGGCCTGTCGCTGGAGGGGCTATGCCGGTCTATCATTTTCCAGTGCAAATCAATAGGAATTAATGTGGTGGCGTAA
- a CDS encoding sulfur transport domain-containing protein, which produces MATTFLSGAAFGAAMMAASFHNPAIVIAQMKWENFHMAQAFLAATATSAATYAIAERLDYVKLKPRSSSPIGLFSRYDGNLIGGTLLGAGMALSGSCPGTLYPQLAAGVHTGFHALNGAILGGLLWTGLLSKMVKQNKERANITPITVTANDQLGLSRGVTLFLFEAVCLSILAATTIYTPKFPGAKVLGTAGGFIIGLSQVFSIITRRSMIGISTAYEEFGNYFWWVIKGAESNTRPMSYNSILFASGVTAGAWGLLQAVPSLANAPVFEAPPLYAMAGGALMAIGSRMAGGCTSGHGISGMSLLSLSSMITIACAFIGGTVVAPLAY; this is translated from the exons ATGGCAACGACGTTTCTATCTGGTGCCGCCTTTGgggcggccatgatggctgcttcCTTTCACAATCCTGCCATAGTCATCGCCCAGATGAAGTGGGAAAACTTCCACATGGCACAGGCATTTCTAGCCGCAACTGCAACCAGCGC AGCCACATATGCTATTGCAGAGCGTCTCGACTACGTGAAACTTAAGCCCAGAAGTTCCTCACCGATAGGTCTCTTCTCTAGATACGACGGCAACCTCATCGGCGGCACTCTCCTCGGTGCCGGCATGGCCTTGTCAGGCTCGTGCCCGGGGACTCTGTACCCTCAGCTGGCTGCTGGTGTACATACCGGCTTCCATGCCCTGAACGGAGCCATACTCGGTGGCCTCTTGTGGACTGGGCTTCTTTCCAAGATGgtcaaacaaaacaaagaaagagcAAACATTACCCCGATAACAGTGACTGCAAACGACCAACTTGGTCTAAGTAGAGGTGTcactttgtttctcttcgaGGCAGTATGTCTCTCAATCCTCGCGGCAACGACAATCTATACTCCCAAGTTCCCCGGAGCCAAGGTCCTCGGCACAGCAGGCGGATTCATTATCGGCCTTTCACAGGTCTTCTCGATCATTACCAGAAGGTCCATGATAGGCATCTCTACCGCCTATGAAGAGTTTGGAAACTACTTCTGGTGGGTGATTAAAGGCGCAGAATCCAATACGAGACCCATGTCATACAACAGCATTCTCTTCGCCAGCGGCGTGACCGCCGGGGCTTGGGGATTGCTTCAGGCTGTGCCGTCATTGGCCAACGCTCCTGTGTTTGAGGCACCACCGTTGTATGCAATGGCCGGAGGTGCGCTTATGGCCATTGGATCGCGAATGGCCGGTGGCTGCACATCTGGACATGGCATCAGCGGCATGTCACTGCTATCGCTGTCGAGCATGATTACAATCGCATGCGCATTTATTGGCGGGACCGTTGTTGCGCCTTTGGCCTATTAA
- a CDS encoding CFEM domain-containing protein, with protein MIIRRSSLAIIATTIAVSAATILPISSGQRHDANMLSSRVNPQPDSIHLPLCALDCFTATCSELDLSCICKSLAQQSQTFSCFQSSCNFSESLTTMNLTQTVCSAPARDRSGRFKTMNLTLSSVTLMIAGIRFISKYLFSIRQGFGPDDWTLLAAGFIGIPCIAFNISGLSSHGLGKDIWTLTPDDAASFARWFLAMEVLYVVIMTIVKISLSLFYLDLFPGTTFRRVVWGTIIFNIAAGLSFVIGSLAQCVPLGLAWGQFSNSSHGHCIDMNSFGWANAAVNVATDLWLIVIPLFQLYKLDTQWRRKLSAAIMFMTGVIATIVSILRFQSLVHFANTANPTWDHWSIAWWSTIEVNISIICTCIPSIRLILAHIFPRAIGSSLGLPPMTEESWIGEKMSSPNPLDIEQLELCNHRSIDGVSKTSESIQRAEGVLEMVAHPATVQ; from the exons ATGATTATTCGAAGATCATCGCTCGCTATTATAGCGACCACTATTGCTGTATCCGCGGCCACCATTCTACCTATCAGCTCAGGCCAGCGGCATGACGCCAATATGCTGAGCTCTCGTGTCAATCCACAGCCCGATTCGATTCATCTGCCTCTGTGCGCT CTGGATTGCTTCACTGCCACCTGTTCGGAGCTTGATTTATCATGTATATGCAAGAGCTTGGCTCAACAGTCTCAAACTTTCTCCTGCTTTCAGTCATCATGCAACTTTTCTGAGAGCCTAA CTACCATGAATCTTACACAAACGGTGTGCAGTGCCCCAGCGCGGGACCGATCTGGTCGGTTCAAGACGATGAATCTTACTCTTAGCTCTGTAACTCTTATGATAGCGGGTATCCGCTTCATATCCAAATATCTCTTCAGCATCAGGCAGGGTTTTGGGCCCGATGATTGGACCTTGCTGGCAGCAGGATTTATCGGCATTCCTTGCATCGCGTTCAACATTTCGGGACTGAGTAGCCATGGTTTGGGGAAAGATATCTGGACATTAACTCCAGATGACGCTGCCTCCTTTGCTCGGTGGTTCCTAGCCATGGAAGTTCTCTACGTGGTCATTATGACCATTGTGAAGATCAGTTTATCCCTCTTTTATCTTGACCTGTTTCCGGGGACTACCTTCCGCAGAGTGGTTTGGGGTACCATCATATTCAACATCGCTGCTGGTCTCAGCTTCGTCATTGGAAGCCTCGCACAGTGTGTGCCATTGGGCTTAGCCTGGGGGCAATTTAGCAATTCATCACACGGGCACTGCATCGACATGAATTCGTTTGGGTGGGCAAACGCAGCCGTCAATGTTGCAACGGATCTTTGGCTTATAGTCATTCCTCTGTTCCAGCTATACAAGCTCGACACTCAGTGGAGAAGGAAGCTAAGTGCTGCTATTATGTTTATGACGGGAGTGAT AGCAACCATCGTTTCCATCCTCCGATTCCAGTCGCTAGTCCACTTCGCCAACACGGCGAACCCAACCTGGGACCATTGGAGCATCGCCTGGTGGTCGACCATCGAAGTCAACATAAGCATTATTTGCACATGCATTCCTTCTATACGGCTAATCCTAGCACACATATTTCCGCGTGCCATTGGCTCCAGCCTTGGGCTACCCCCCATGACAGAGGAATCTTGGATCGGAGAGAAAATGTCCAGCCCAAATCCATTGGATATAGAGCAGTTGGAACTATGCAACCATCGAAGCATAGACGGAGTTTCAAAGACAAGCGAGTCTATCCAGCGAGCCGAGGGGGTTTTAGAGATGGTGGCACATCCAGCTACTGTCCAATGA
- a CDS encoding zinc-binding dehydrogenase domain-containing protein: MPRVLTLKQIEGGKPGEVYYPIQIKEVPKPTPGPGQLLVRISAAALNHRDLFIRRHQYPAISFTSPLFADGYGTVVEVGPNVTRKELLHKPVLLTPMRGWESNPAGPEDPRKFAVIGSSKITEAGTGQDYIVVPEDEVEPAPEHLSPGEGAALPLVGLTGWRALVTKSGAAFPGSNILVTGIGGGVALSVLQFAVAFGSNVYVSSSDPVKLEQAKALGAKGGINYRNEAWEKDLAALLPKERPYLDAVIDGAGGKLVSKTVRLLKPGGVISQYGMTVSPKMDWLMQAVLANVELKGTTMGSKQEFKGMVAFVKEKKIKPVISKTIKGLGNLDALNELFQEMDEGKQFGKLVVEFDSEAASPKL, translated from the exons ATGCCGCGAGTTCTCACTTTAAAGCAAATCGAAGGCGGTAAGCCTGGAGAAGTCTACTATCC CATCCAAATCAAAGAGGTTCCCAAGCCTACTCCCGGCCCTGGTCAGCTCCTCGTCCGCATCTCCGCCGCGGCCCTCAACCACAGAGACCTCTTCATCCGCCGCCACCAATACCCTGCCATCTCCTTCACCTCACCACTATTTGCCGACGGCTATGGAaccgtcgtcgaggtcggGCCCAACGTCACTCGCAAGGAATTGCTCCACAAGCCTGTGCTGTTGACACCCATGCGAGGATGGGAATCCAACCCTGCCGGGCCCGAAGACCCCCGCAAGTTTGCCgtcattggcagcagcaagattACGGAGGCCGGAACCGGACAGGACTACATCGTCGTGCCCGAAGACGAGGTTGAGCCGGCTCCGGAGCACCTTTCGCCGGGCGAAGGTGCCGCGTTGCCGCTGGTAGGACTGACGGGATGGAGAGCGCTGGTGACCAAGAGCGGCGCCGCCTTTCCGGGCAGCAACATCCTAGTGACGGGAATCGGCGGTGGCGTTGCGCTCTCTGTTCTCCAGTTTGCCGTTGCCTTTGGAAGCAATGTTTACGTCTCGTCTAGCGATCCGGTCAAGCTTGAGCAAGCCAAGGCTCTGGGCGCAAAGGGAGGCATTAACTACAGGAATGAAGCGTGGGAAAAGGACCTGGCTGCTCTCCTTCCCAAAGAACGCCCTTATCTCGATGCTGTGATTGATGGCGCTGGCGGCAAGCTCGTCTCCAAGACCGTCCGCCTCCTCAAGCCCGGCGGTGTTATCTCCCAGTACGGCATGACGGTGTCTCCCAAGATGGACTGGCTGATGCAGGCTGTGCTGGCCAACGTTGAGCTCAAGGGCACTACAATGGGATCAAAGCAGGAATTCAAGGGCATGGTTGCGTTtgtcaaggaaaagaagattaaGCCGGTTATTAGCAAGACGATCAAGGGCCTTGGGAACCTTGACGCTCTCAACGAGCTGTTTCAAGAAATGGACGAAGGAAAGCAATTTGGCAAGCTAGTAGTTGAGTTTGATTCCGAGGCCGCCTCTCCAAAGCTGTAA
- a CDS encoding yqey-like protein domain-containing protein, which translates to MPLLAALRCSRQAPLRFSRTQCLAKSPRFYSADADAPPPLLQKLKGDLKTAMRAKDAPRLSVLRAIMSANLNASKTTSPIRTDVQLVALIRKLQKSAQDAVTDAQAAGRDDLVQKENEQISILDEYIAGSGVQTLGEAEIKVLISQAIEAANGAGKGGKSLMGEVMKRVNAALEGKDVDKKSVAALVKELTSQ; encoded by the coding sequence atgCCTCTCCTTGCAGCCCTTCGATGCTCGCGACAAGCTCCGCTGCGGTTCTCACGGACGCAATGCCTCGCCAAGTCACCTCGATTCTACTCAGCAGACGCTGACGCTCCGCCGCCATTGCTCCAAAAGCTGAAAGGCGACCTCAAGACCGCTATGCGTGCCAAAGACGCCCCCAGGCTATCCGTGCTCCGAGCCATCATGTCCGCGAACCTCAATGCCTCCAAGACGACCTCCCCGATCCGCACCGACGTCCAGCTGGTCGCCCTGATCCGAAAGCTCCAGAAGAGCGCACAGGATGCCGTCACGGATGCTCAGGCGGCGGGACGAGACGACTTGGTACAGAAGGAGAATGAGCAGATCTCCATTTTGGACGAGTACATTGCGGGGAGCGGCGTGCAAACTCTGGGAGAGGCCGAGATCAAGGTTCTGATTAGCCAAGCCATTGAAGCTGCCAATGGTGCCGGCAAGGGAGGCAAGTCTCTCATGGGAGAGGTGATGAAGCGCGTCAACGCTGCTTTGGAAGGCAAAGATGTAGACAAGAAGTCGGTTGCAGCActggtcaaggagctgaCGAGCCAGTAA
- a CDS encoding endoribonuclease l-PSP domain-containing protein produces MPRELISSGSKFEGEIGYSRAVVVDDFVFVSGTTGYDYATGEISEDIVQQTEQTMINIDKALKDAGSSVSEVVRVRYILPDRSQFPLVWPVLRKWFGNVRPAATMVQSSLMVDEMKIEIEVTAKKGSSNDVPTSA; encoded by the exons ATGCCTCGGGAGCTCATTTCCTCCGGGTCCAAATTTGAGGGCGAAATTGGTTATTCCCGAGCAGTCGTCGTCGATGACTTTGTGTTTGTATCGGGAACCACTGG GTACGACTATGCTACTGGCGAAATCTCCGAAGATATCGTCCAACAGACTGAACAGACAATGATCAATATCGACAAGGCCCTAAAGGACGCGGGCTCCTCCGTGTCCGAAGTTGTTCGTGTACGCTATATTCTTCCAGATCGTTCCCAGTTCCCTCTCGTTTGGCCGGTATTGAGAAAGTGGTTTGGTAATGTACGGCCGGCGGCGACAATGGTGCAGTCTTCCCTCAtggttgatgagatgaagattgaAATCGAGGTGACAGCAAAGAAGGGATCGAGTAATGATGTGCCCACTTCTGCATAA